The following coding sequences are from one Gimesia sp. window:
- a CDS encoding tetratricopeptide repeat protein: protein MNQENLSPQSRSWKMPILLLIIFAVIGTARLNQFYFYNPDSSDYVLMARGFVEFQEYRQFDRPGEPYFTLRPPGMSVLLMPAAIIAPYDVIAAKVTVLMTALVMIWLFYTLAWRLINSTADPESTESLSPLRWSVLLVSLVLMTNPYVLVYATIVMSEIPFMACTLAVLYLFSAEEEKWSLGKLVCLTGLLVFIPFLRTIGVAMILAVGLWCLLSRKRWICLIPVGLAVGATAFWMFRNSQFKTMSYSSIALQEMKTAGVVGTLISMLNRLLVYIDGLFQKIFPGLPGTVPEYSGVLSGEYHALPGSPLIYSLGSVVILVISLAGMLRCWKRGGAVCLLYLCLSLGVLSVWPWMQTRFSLPWLPMILVFVPAGLFYIKESSLGQRAGLLKTLAVGGVAGVAALLFSQTWVDANLIATNHLMKTESEEELSNEDLIMFASDFVKAGEWLNQNTKAHARVLTRRAEVSTASHRYQRLFYFEPSNIDQLHKAIQSMGQCYLVTYGKHTNDMFPRYLLDDDLIYRFTPVYEEAGIVVIEVAPNYEGTVRDQYWREEEAMELARKRLARNPRRISVCMTYLNQLLKAEEYDQIIAFIGDLEQAGIQDARFMSMLGWSYLGKRQYDQALEEFARATRTPGQKMIRGNLNDGIKLALKRRKAAEENQGESQHEKPGSYLKLTNNMWQLIMFDKAEKFAHKVLDSKQSTTAELDQAHVWLARLALIQGDAEQALQELNQVQDADNEAAQALRQRLDLEKMITSAWASESASSKVPDSSQILKLAKLYEEQGVPGKALKLLQQAHDRNDSDTQILRELARLQLFYRLLDEAENSYLSLQKTSPDDPEIKKALQQIARFRETPRY from the coding sequence ATGAATCAGGAAAATCTGTCGCCACAATCGCGTTCTTGGAAAATGCCGATCCTGCTGCTGATCATCTTTGCTGTAATAGGTACAGCACGTCTGAATCAGTTCTATTTTTACAACCCCGACAGTAGTGATTATGTGCTGATGGCGCGGGGGTTTGTTGAATTCCAGGAATATCGACAGTTTGATCGACCAGGGGAGCCTTACTTCACTTTACGTCCGCCAGGCATGTCGGTTCTGTTGATGCCTGCTGCAATCATCGCCCCCTATGATGTGATCGCCGCAAAAGTGACGGTATTGATGACCGCCCTCGTCATGATCTGGCTCTTCTATACACTGGCCTGGCGACTGATAAACAGCACAGCAGACCCCGAGTCTACGGAGTCGCTGTCACCACTACGCTGGTCGGTTCTGCTGGTCAGCCTGGTCCTGATGACCAATCCTTATGTTCTGGTTTATGCCACAATCGTGATGAGCGAGATCCCCTTTATGGCATGTACGCTGGCGGTTCTCTACCTCTTTTCTGCCGAGGAAGAGAAATGGTCTCTCGGAAAACTGGTCTGCCTGACGGGACTTCTGGTGTTTATTCCCTTTCTCAGAACCATCGGCGTCGCCATGATTCTGGCCGTGGGACTCTGGTGTCTCTTGAGTCGGAAACGCTGGATCTGTCTGATCCCGGTGGGGCTTGCGGTCGGAGCGACCGCATTCTGGATGTTCCGCAACAGCCAGTTCAAAACAATGAGTTACAGTTCTATTGCGCTCCAGGAAATGAAGACTGCGGGAGTGGTCGGCACACTAATCAGCATGCTGAATCGGCTGCTTGTTTACATCGATGGATTATTTCAGAAAATCTTCCCTGGTCTGCCGGGAACCGTGCCCGAATACAGCGGAGTCCTTTCTGGAGAGTATCATGCACTCCCCGGTTCTCCCCTGATCTATTCGCTGGGGAGCGTAGTGATACTTGTCATCTCGCTGGCAGGCATGCTGCGCTGCTGGAAACGCGGTGGTGCAGTCTGCTTACTCTACTTGTGTCTTTCGCTGGGAGTGCTTTCTGTCTGGCCGTGGATGCAGACCCGTTTTTCACTCCCCTGGTTGCCCATGATTCTGGTATTCGTTCCTGCGGGCCTGTTCTATATCAAAGAGTCTTCACTGGGCCAGCGTGCAGGGTTGCTGAAAACACTTGCCGTGGGAGGTGTCGCGGGAGTCGCTGCTCTGCTGTTCTCACAAACCTGGGTTGATGCCAATCTGATTGCAACAAATCATCTCATGAAGACGGAGAGTGAAGAGGAACTTTCTAACGAGGACCTCATCATGTTTGCCAGTGACTTCGTCAAGGCGGGCGAATGGTTGAATCAGAATACCAAAGCTCATGCGCGTGTGTTAACGCGGCGGGCAGAAGTCTCCACAGCCAGCCATCGCTATCAGAGACTGTTTTATTTCGAACCGTCCAATATCGATCAGCTGCATAAAGCCATTCAGTCCATGGGACAATGCTACCTGGTCACTTATGGCAAACATACGAATGATATGTTTCCCCGATATCTGCTGGATGATGATCTGATTTATCGCTTCACTCCGGTTTACGAAGAAGCGGGAATTGTGGTTATTGAAGTAGCGCCGAATTATGAAGGTACAGTCCGAGATCAGTACTGGCGGGAAGAAGAGGCTATGGAACTGGCCCGGAAACGGCTGGCTCGAAACCCGCGCCGTATTTCGGTCTGTATGACTTATCTTAATCAACTGCTCAAAGCGGAAGAATATGATCAAATTATCGCGTTCATTGGTGATCTCGAACAGGCTGGGATACAGGATGCCCGCTTCATGAGTATGCTGGGCTGGTCTTACCTCGGTAAACGCCAGTACGACCAGGCGCTGGAAGAATTTGCCCGCGCCACTCGAACTCCGGGACAGAAAATGATCCGGGGCAACCTGAATGACGGCATTAAACTGGCCCTTAAACGACGGAAAGCGGCTGAGGAGAATCAGGGGGAATCACAACATGAAAAACCGGGCAGCTATCTGAAACTGACCAATAATATGTGGCAGCTGATCATGTTCGACAAAGCGGAAAAATTTGCGCACAAAGTGCTCGATTCAAAGCAGTCTACAACCGCTGAACTGGATCAGGCTCACGTCTGGCTGGCCCGGCTGGCACTGATTCAGGGGGATGCGGAACAGGCGCTTCAGGAATTAAACCAGGTGCAGGATGCGGATAATGAAGCTGCTCAGGCTCTCCGACAGCGCCTGGACCTCGAGAAAATGATTACCTCTGCCTGGGCCAGTGAATCTGCTTCCTCTAAGGTGCCTGACTCCAGTCAGATCCTGAAACTGGCCAAACTATACGAGGAACAGGGCGTTCCGGGCAAGGCACTCAAACTATTGCAACAGGCTCATGATCGCAACGACTCCGATACACAGATTTTGAGAGAACTGGCCCGCCTGCAGCTGTTCTACAGACTGCTCGATGAGGCAGAGAACAGTTACCTGAGTCTGCAGAAGACATCGCCCGATGATCCGGAGATCAAGAAGGCGTTACAGCAAATTGCCCGGTTCAGAGAAACGCCTCGATACTAA